One genomic segment of Helianthus annuus cultivar XRQ/B chromosome 14, HanXRQr2.0-SUNRISE, whole genome shotgun sequence includes these proteins:
- the LOC110905175 gene encoding FAS1 domain-containing protein SELMODRAFT_448915 encodes MATYAKIFSFAFMMISSVVISSGKSDIDVAIDEMERANYFTFVMLMNMVPPNLFQGNVTFLMPSDRSLSRSMILQNSVEALLLRHSIPSPLLFDHLLHFPTNSILPTSDPDLMLKVSNSGRRGFFLGNVRIVTPNICTHGYSVRCHGVDGVLSIDVQKPSPIACSSSAAPSLAPPNLAPPPHYETSGGGRPQLRLSLTCIIITFVWVALGLA; translated from the coding sequence ATGGCCACTTATGCCAAGATCTTTAGCTTTGCTTTTATGATGATCTCGTCGGTGGTTATTTCCAGTGGAAAGAGTGACATTGACGTAGCCATAGATGAGATGGAGAGAGCAAATTACTTCACCTTTGTCATGCTTATGAACATGGTTCCACCTAATCTGTTCCAAGGCAATGTCACTTTCTTGATGCCCAGTGATAGATCACTGTCCAGAAGCATGATACTTCAAAACAGCGTTGAAGCCCTCTTGCTCCGCCATTCAATTCCATCCCCTTTGCTTTTTGATCACCTTCTTCATTTCCCCACAAATAGCATCCTTCCTACATCAGACCCCGACTTGATGCTTAAGGTTTCTAATAGTGGCAGAAGGGGTTTCTTCCTCGGGAATGTTAGAATTGTTACTCCTAATATATGCACACATGGGTACTCAGTGCGGTGCCACGGCGTAGATGGTGTGCTTAGCATAGACGTTCAGAAACCCTCTCCAATCGCTTGCTCTTCATCAGCTGCCCCATCGTTGGCACCCCCTAATCTGGCTCCTCCACCGCATTATGAAACATCAGGTGGTGGAAGGCCACAGCTGAGGTTATCATTGACATGTATAATTATTACATTTGTGTGGGTAGCCTTGGGACTGGCTTAA